The Nitrospiraceae bacterium genome window below encodes:
- a CDS encoding DUF4124 domain-containing protein yields MPYQLQATLLLLIALCVGATPANAEMYTWTDKDGNLHFTDNPPDHVNAKVLAQPGQCSVETMLEGLTQEQRDQLFMIQRQKQGLQPGTYDLDQDGLDADQKTIVRTLINEGHKCKNGNRQACRCLDRAQEVQTGLRSYTPSGMLHSKSQQSADKSPSR; encoded by the coding sequence ATGCCGTACCAACTCCAGGCGACATTGCTTCTGCTCATAGCCCTATGCGTGGGTGCGACGCCGGCCAACGCGGAAATGTACACCTGGACCGACAAGGACGGAAACCTGCATTTCACGGACAATCCCCCTGACCACGTCAATGCCAAGGTGCTGGCCCAGCCGGGACAATGCTCGGTGGAAACGATGCTCGAGGGACTGACACAAGAACAACGGGATCAGTTGTTCATGATTCAGCGGCAGAAGCAGGGACTTCAGCCCGGCACCTATGATCTCGACCAAGACGGCCTCGATGCGGACCAGAAGACCATTGTCCGCACGCTGATCAACGAAGGTCACAAGTGCAAGAACGGGAACAGGCAGGCCTGCCGCTGTCTCGATCGCGCCCAAGAAGTCCAAACCGGTCTTCGCTCCTACACCCCGAGCGGCATGTTGCACAGCAAGTCGCAACAGAGCGCCGACAAATCTCCCTCCCGCTGA
- a CDS encoding glutamate-5-semialdehyde dehydrogenase → MVEVPVKMYVDKLLRLLRETARPMSLLSGPTKDRALRLMAANVAEAEEAILQANEQDVEAIGKTMAGESNRERVREAVARVRMTADDVKAIVDRLNRIADLPDPLSEVIEQHDEPNGMQVARMRSPLGVIGVVSEMAPLATIDSIALCLKSGNVCVFRGSADWTQTQQVIAGCLYRAAEEAGVPKNGFLLIERQEKEVALELIRAGKALDAIIPRGGAGLRKVVQEQAKMPILSHDGGITHVYIDEDADIPMAQNIVINSKVQQANAANSCDTLLVHQGLARPLLPALILRLLDEFKVDVIGCPKTVALMGQMLMTGHKAVKAADEGDWNKQFQGLSINIKMVPSFDDAVSHIVQHGPSHTCTIVTKSYASALRFSREIDAGTVLVNASTRLNAGDSLGLGADVGLSCSRLHARGPIGLRQLTCEKYVVFGSGQLRQPHPVPLTYTDAIMLKRP, encoded by the coding sequence ATGGTTGAAGTCCCCGTTAAGATGTACGTCGATAAACTGTTGAGACTTTTGCGTGAAACCGCGCGTCCGATGTCGCTCCTGTCGGGACCGACTAAAGATCGTGCCTTGCGTTTGATGGCCGCCAACGTGGCCGAAGCGGAGGAAGCCATCCTCCAGGCCAACGAGCAGGATGTCGAGGCGATCGGCAAGACCATGGCCGGCGAGAGCAACCGGGAACGGGTACGGGAAGCCGTCGCCCGAGTCCGCATGACGGCCGACGACGTCAAAGCCATCGTCGACCGGCTCAACCGCATCGCCGATCTCCCCGATCCGCTGAGCGAAGTCATCGAGCAACACGACGAACCCAATGGGATGCAGGTCGCCCGCATGCGCTCGCCGCTGGGGGTCATCGGAGTCGTTTCGGAGATGGCCCCGCTCGCCACCATCGACAGCATCGCGCTTTGCTTGAAGTCCGGCAATGTCTGCGTGTTTCGCGGATCGGCCGACTGGACACAAACGCAACAGGTGATCGCCGGCTGCCTCTACCGTGCCGCTGAAGAAGCAGGGGTTCCGAAGAACGGCTTCTTGCTCATCGAACGACAGGAGAAAGAAGTCGCGCTCGAATTGATCCGCGCCGGGAAAGCCTTGGACGCGATCATTCCACGCGGCGGCGCCGGCCTGCGCAAGGTCGTGCAGGAGCAGGCGAAGATGCCGATCCTCTCCCATGACGGCGGCATTACGCATGTCTACATCGACGAAGACGCCGATATCCCGATGGCGCAAAACATCGTCATCAATTCGAAGGTCCAGCAGGCCAACGCCGCCAATTCGTGCGACACATTGCTGGTGCACCAGGGCCTCGCGCGCCCGCTCCTGCCGGCTCTGATCCTCCGGCTGCTGGACGAGTTCAAGGTCGACGTCATCGGCTGCCCGAAAACCGTGGCGCTCATGGGACAGATGCTCATGACCGGACACAAGGCCGTCAAAGCGGCCGACGAAGGGGATTGGAACAAACAGTTCCAAGGACTCTCGATCAACATCAAGATGGTGCCGAGCTTCGACGACGCCGTCTCCCACATCGTGCAACACGGTCCGAGCCATACCTGCACGATCGTCACGAAGTCCTACGCGTCGGCCCTGCGTTTCTCCCGCGAAATCGATGCCGGCACGGTGCTCGTCAACGCCTCCACGCGGCTGAACGCCGGCGACAGCCTCGGGCTCGGTGCGGATGTCGGGCTGAGCTGCTCACGGCTCCATGCTCGTGGACCGATCGGCTTGCGGCAATTGACCTGCGAAAAGTACGTGGTGTTCGGAAGCGGGCAGTTGAGGCAGCCCCATCCTGTTCCGCTGACCTATACCGACGCCATCATGCTCAAGCGGCCGTAG
- a CDS encoding methyltransferase domain-containing protein, with translation MPAGLHDEIPAALHEHLKAWGLRRFTSDRDYFGWQQASFRAEDLAALHRAVESRRQGGPEADIAFYDLTAQPALIPALYSQRYDYYLEVGSRVTALIESRPSILDVGCGIGILTTFYAAQHPGCRVIGIDRSSASIEVARRRAREMGVTNVQFECADLDKEILSGCYPLIIATHTLFQAEQDLGLPSRSWQTFERDYDPLTQQAFERRTEIGVRLDRLSNVLASGGRVIVFEKARLLSRRVPFQRALAARRLEPLLPPLPIRYHSVEEIIEDGPLYVLSREQPSQCWDEQPEPDDAPRLDLTSIMKGSLNGEAPLYENHWASAQEAWQQLPARRVLQEVTTDQSQGRQLHAELGVSGSLVYLYVANTYDQRQLVIVEAARHGMLEEYYREIVGSASR, from the coding sequence GTGCCTGCCGGATTGCATGACGAGATACCAGCTGCGCTTCACGAACACCTGAAGGCCTGGGGCCTCCGCCGCTTCACCTCCGACCGGGACTATTTCGGCTGGCAACAGGCCTCGTTTCGTGCCGAGGACCTCGCCGCGCTCCATCGCGCCGTGGAATCCAGGCGGCAAGGCGGCCCTGAAGCCGACATTGCCTTCTACGACCTGACAGCTCAACCTGCCCTCATCCCCGCACTCTACAGTCAGCGCTACGACTACTACCTCGAGGTCGGCTCCCGGGTCACAGCCTTGATCGAATCACGACCATCGATCCTCGATGTAGGCTGCGGCATCGGCATCCTCACCACCTTCTACGCCGCGCAGCACCCCGGCTGCCGCGTCATAGGCATCGACCGCTCCTCCGCATCGATCGAGGTCGCGAGGCGTCGCGCGAGAGAGATGGGGGTGACGAACGTGCAGTTCGAGTGTGCCGATCTCGACAAGGAGATACTATCCGGCTGCTATCCCTTGATCATCGCCACCCATACGCTGTTCCAGGCCGAGCAGGATCTCGGATTGCCGAGCCGCTCGTGGCAGACGTTTGAACGGGATTACGATCCGCTCACGCAGCAGGCGTTCGAAAGGCGAACGGAGATCGGGGTCCGGCTGGACCGACTCTCTAACGTGCTTGCTTCCGGGGGACGGGTCATCGTGTTCGAAAAGGCGAGACTGCTCTCACGGCGGGTTCCATTCCAGCGGGCCCTCGCGGCACGGAGACTGGAGCCACTGTTACCACCGTTGCCGATCCGCTACCACTCGGTCGAGGAAATCATTGAAGACGGTCCCCTCTACGTCTTGTCGCGGGAGCAGCCGTCTCAATGCTGGGACGAGCAACCGGAACCGGATGATGCGCCTCGCCTGGACCTCACCTCGATCATGAAGGGTTCGCTGAACGGGGAGGCCCCCCTCTATGAGAACCATTGGGCCTCGGCACAGGAGGCCTGGCAGCAACTCCCGGCTCGCCGGGTGCTGCAGGAGGTGACGACAGATCAATCACAGGGTCGCCAACTGCACGCCGAACTCGGGGTCAGCGGCAGCTTGGTTTACCTCTACGTCGCGAACACCTACGATCAGCGCCAGTTGGTGATCGTCGAGGCAGCCAGACACGGCATGTTGGAGGAGTATTATCGGGAGATCGTCGGCAGCGCCTCTCGCTAG